The following are encoded in a window of Hymenobacter volaticus genomic DNA:
- a CDS encoding glycoside hydrolase family 28 protein produces the protein MWTSASQPLQEIERLRKLIKAPVFKNKDYTLVDFGAKGDGVTDNTEAFRKAVTACNAGGGGRVVVPAGRFLTGPIYLKSNVNLNLHAQATIVFSRNPKDYPLVLVRWEGMDCMNYSPQIYAYNESNIAITGSGTLDGNADKEHWWPWKGREQYGWKTGTPNQTKARDSLHVLMRQKVDPRKRIFGEGHYLRPYMIQPYNCKNLLISGVKLIESPMWFISPVMCENVTVEKVRIASHGPNTDGCDPDACKNVLIKDCYFDTGDDCIAIKSGRDEDGRGPGKPAENHIIEGCEMKDGHGGVVLGSEIAGGARNIYALNCNMSSPDLDIILRIKTSSSRGGIIENIFLKDIKVGTYKTAAVHCTMFYEKPGNYLPTVRNIWVENLDVTDGGQYGVFVNAYKESPVKNLRMVNCTIRSVDQPLQIDHEQGMVLQNVQVNGQLVKANSSPPKP, from the coding sequence GTGTGGACGTCGGCCAGCCAGCCGCTACAGGAAATAGAGCGTCTGCGAAAGCTGATCAAAGCCCCTGTATTTAAAAACAAGGACTATACTCTAGTTGATTTTGGCGCTAAAGGGGATGGTGTAACTGATAACACCGAGGCTTTTCGGAAAGCTGTTACCGCCTGCAACGCCGGGGGTGGTGGAAGAGTGGTGGTACCAGCTGGTCGGTTCTTGACTGGGCCTATCTATCTGAAAAGCAATGTCAATCTGAATCTGCACGCGCAAGCTACGATTGTTTTCAGTCGCAACCCCAAAGACTATCCGTTGGTGCTCGTGCGCTGGGAAGGCATGGACTGCATGAACTACTCACCCCAGATTTATGCCTACAATGAAAGCAACATTGCCATTACTGGCAGTGGCACCCTAGACGGCAACGCCGATAAAGAGCATTGGTGGCCTTGGAAGGGCCGGGAGCAGTACGGCTGGAAAACGGGCACGCCCAACCAAACCAAGGCCCGTGACAGTTTGCACGTATTGATGCGCCAGAAAGTGGATCCGCGCAAACGCATTTTCGGGGAAGGCCACTACTTACGGCCGTACATGATCCAGCCGTACAACTGCAAAAACCTGCTGATTTCTGGCGTCAAGCTCATTGAATCACCGATGTGGTTTATCAGCCCGGTGATGTGCGAGAACGTGACGGTCGAGAAGGTGCGCATCGCCTCCCACGGCCCCAACACGGACGGTTGCGACCCAGATGCCTGCAAAAACGTGCTCATCAAAGACTGCTACTTCGATACCGGAGATGACTGCATTGCCATCAAGTCGGGCCGCGACGAGGATGGCCGGGGCCCCGGCAAGCCGGCGGAAAACCACATCATCGAAGGCTGCGAAATGAAAGACGGGCACGGGGGCGTAGTGCTGGGCAGCGAAATTGCTGGGGGCGCGCGCAATATCTACGCCCTTAACTGCAACATGAGCAGCCCCGACCTGGACATCATTTTACGGATTAAAACCAGTTCCTCCCGGGGCGGCATTATCGAAAACATTTTCTTGAAAGACATTAAGGTGGGCACCTATAAAACTGCGGCTGTACACTGCACCATGTTCTACGAGAAGCCCGGTAACTACCTGCCAACCGTCCGCAACATCTGGGTGGAAAACTTGGACGTGACCGACGGCGGGCAATACGGCGTGTTTGTAAATGCCTATAAAGAATCCCCGGTGAAGAACCTTAGAATGGTCAACTGCACAATCCGTAGCGTTGACCAGCCATTGCAAATCGACCACGAACAGGGTATGGTTTTGCAGAACGTGCAAGTCAACGGCCAACTCGTTAAAGCAAATAGTAGCCCTCCTAAGCCATAA
- a CDS encoding Crp/Fnr family transcriptional regulator translates to MTLSEILQSTYPLPGGSLDKILVLAEYVELPKGTVLFRDDTVAHYIYVMQRGLARVYARRADREVTFWFSSEGAILVSIRGYIEQAVSYETIELLEDSSLFRLPMPSLRQLYQTDVHLANWGRAMVERAWERTEQQLIARQFRTAEERYADLLQQNPHLVQRVALGHIASYLGITQVTLSRVRAKRK, encoded by the coding sequence ATGACCCTTTCCGAAATCCTGCAAAGCACGTACCCGTTGCCGGGTGGCTCGCTCGATAAGATCCTAGTCTTGGCGGAGTATGTGGAATTGCCTAAGGGCACGGTCTTGTTCCGAGACGATACCGTGGCGCACTACATTTACGTGATGCAGCGGGGCCTGGCACGAGTATATGCCCGGCGGGCAGACCGGGAAGTAACTTTCTGGTTTTCAAGTGAGGGAGCCATACTGGTTTCAATTCGCGGCTACATCGAGCAGGCAGTTAGCTACGAAACCATTGAGCTGCTGGAAGATAGCAGCTTGTTTCGCCTCCCTATGCCCTCGCTCCGGCAGCTCTACCAGACCGATGTGCACTTAGCCAACTGGGGACGGGCCATGGTGGAACGCGCATGGGAGCGAACCGAGCAGCAACTCATTGCCCGGCAGTTCCGCACCGCTGAGGAGCGCTACGCGGACCTGCTTCAGCAAAACCCGCACTTGGTGCAACGCGTCGCGCTGGGTCACATCGCCTCTTACTTAGGCATCACTCAAGTAACGTTAAGTCGCGTCCGTGCCAAGCGCAAGTAA
- a CDS encoding GNAT family N-acetyltransferase, whose amino-acid sequence MESITLKKATLQDVTQLRQIGRQTFSETFAASNSEQNLHAYLEERFSLTKLTVELQDPNSAFYFAELDHTVIGYLKVNTGLAQTEIKDEHALEIERIYVLQAYHGQKVGQLLYEKALQLAQQAGADYVWLGVWEENPRAIHFYRKNGFVEFDKHTFTLGDEKQTDLMMKRPLTGTY is encoded by the coding sequence ATGGAGTCTATCACTCTCAAGAAAGCCACTTTACAAGATGTCACCCAACTGCGGCAAATTGGCCGCCAAACGTTTTCCGAGACGTTTGCCGCCAGTAATTCCGAGCAGAACCTGCACGCTTATTTAGAAGAAAGATTTTCCCTAACTAAGCTGACAGTTGAGCTACAGGATCCTAACTCGGCATTCTACTTCGCGGAGCTAGACCACACGGTTATCGGCTATCTGAAGGTAAACACCGGGTTGGCGCAAACCGAGATAAAAGATGAACACGCCCTTGAAATCGAGCGCATTTACGTGCTCCAAGCTTATCACGGGCAGAAAGTAGGGCAACTGCTGTATGAAAAGGCACTGCAACTAGCCCAGCAAGCCGGAGCCGACTACGTGTGGCTAGGGGTATGGGAAGAAAATCCTAGAGCCATCCACTTTTATCGGAAAAACGGCTTCGTCGAGTTTGATAAGCACACGTTTACGCTAGGCGATGAAAAGCAAACCGACCTAATGATGAAACGGCCGCTGACCGGTACTTACTAA
- a CDS encoding HD domain-containing protein produces MLVSTRMYYEDPLYSAVELPEAIAALLRTPPMQRLRGIHQGGAIVLANPAINHTRFDHSVGVMVLIRRLDGSLWKQLAGLLHDVSHMAFSHLIDYVLDYAEEDYHEQRYE; encoded by the coding sequence TTGCTCGTTTCAACTCGCATGTACTATGAAGACCCGCTTTACAGCGCCGTGGAACTTCCCGAAGCCATTGCTGCTCTATTGCGCACGCCTCCCATGCAGCGCCTGCGTGGGATTCACCAAGGTGGGGCTATTGTGCTGGCTAACCCAGCTATCAACCACACGCGCTTTGATCATTCGGTTGGCGTGATGGTGTTAATCCGTCGCTTGGACGGCAGTTTGTGGAAACAGCTAGCAGGTTTACTGCACGATGTATCACACATGGCTTTCTCGCACTTAATTGATTATGTGCTTGATTACGCTGAAGAAGACTACCACGAACAGCGCTATGAGTAG
- a CDS encoding zinc-binding metallopeptidase family protein gives MKLFNCTHCAQLVYFENDLCERCSYPLGLDVERLQIVALEKHDEQTYTQYGQADQATYTYCANHAYHACNWLVPTSSNELYCRACILNRTIPQLNEPEHITRWQTLETGKHRLVFSLLQMGLPVVSKTESLETGLAFDFLADAPNPGAPKVMTGHDNGLITINIKEADDVEREMARKNMDEVYRTVLGHFRHEVGHYYWDRLIADSPTLLTECRQLFGDDRADYGEALQKHYAEGPPTDWRQQYISAYATTHPWEDWAETWAHYLHIVDTLQTASAFGLRVRPQASSIADNLTAAITEDPYQTENFDDIMRQWLPLSLALNSLNRSMGLRDVYPFVVTPPVIEKLTFIHRVCHQVGDTKE, from the coding sequence ATGAAACTTTTTAACTGCACGCACTGTGCGCAGCTGGTTTACTTTGAAAATGACTTATGCGAGCGGTGTTCCTACCCTTTGGGATTAGACGTAGAGCGGTTGCAAATCGTAGCGCTTGAAAAGCACGACGAGCAAACTTATACCCAGTACGGTCAAGCGGATCAAGCCACTTACACTTATTGTGCTAATCATGCCTACCACGCTTGCAACTGGCTAGTTCCCACGAGTAGTAACGAGTTGTACTGCCGGGCCTGCATCCTAAACCGCACTATTCCCCAGCTAAACGAGCCAGAGCATATCACCCGCTGGCAAACCTTGGAAACCGGTAAACACCGTTTGGTATTCAGTTTGTTGCAAATGGGCTTGCCTGTAGTTAGCAAAACTGAGAGCCTGGAAACTGGTCTAGCCTTCGACTTTTTAGCCGACGCTCCCAACCCCGGAGCCCCAAAAGTGATGACCGGTCACGACAACGGCTTAATCACCATCAATATCAAGGAAGCCGATGACGTGGAGCGCGAGATGGCGCGCAAAAACATGGACGAAGTGTATCGCACCGTCCTGGGTCATTTTCGGCACGAAGTAGGTCATTACTACTGGGACCGCCTCATTGCCGACTCACCTACTCTGTTAACTGAATGCCGCCAACTGTTCGGCGACGATCGAGCCGATTACGGTGAAGCCCTCCAAAAGCACTATGCCGAAGGTCCGCCTACCGACTGGCGGCAGCAGTACATCAGTGCGTATGCTACCACGCACCCTTGGGAAGATTGGGCCGAAACCTGGGCGCACTACCTACACATAGTTGACACCCTGCAAACAGCTTCAGCATTCGGTTTACGCGTGCGTCCCCAAGCCAGCAGCATCGCCGACAACCTGACAGCAGCTATCACCGAGGATCCCTATCAAACCGAAAACTTCGACGATATTATGCGGCAGTGGTTGCCCTTGTCGTTGGCTCTAAATAGTCTCAACCGCAGTATGGGGTTGCGAGATGTATACCCGTTCGTTGTCACGCCTCCGGTAATCGAAAAGCTAACTTTTATTCACCGAGTGTGCCATCAGGTAGGAGATACTAAAGAGTAG
- a CDS encoding glycoside hydrolase family 15 protein encodes MRHYLPIEDYGLIGNLHTVALVSRTGSIDYLPFTRFDSPTIFAALLDKDKGGYWQLAPVRTDVRYQQQYLPDTGVLLTRFFTPEGMAEITDFMPVKHPDQPSALVRTLRVLKGEIAFRMELRPRFDYARAPHETEQQAEALLFRSTGPDGHQFRLLSSQPLTLRLGDVTGTWTLAAGAEASFVLEEVLPDPEEGPPLELAYYAGPAFEETMSFWQQWADSSSYSGRWRETVLRSAITLKLLTCQQYGSTVAAATFGLPATIGAGRNWDYRYTWIRDTAFTMYAFLRLGFTEEAKGFIRWLMDRCESMEDASELQLLYAVDGSSQLDELVLDHLEGYRKSAPVRIGNAAAQQFQLDIYGELIDTIYLYNKDGGPITYAFWQYVSRFVDYVAANWQRPDQGIWEVRSAQQEFIYSKIMAWVALDRGILIAQTRSFPAPLEEWRRTRDAIYQDVYDNYWNPDLQAFVQYRGADVLDAAVLLMPLVHMFSPAEPRWLSTLKAVEEQLVTDSLVYRYKLTDGADDGLSGEEGTFSICSFWYIECLARGGQVAKARLYFEKMLGYANHLGLYSEQLGTQGEQLGNFPQAFTHLALISAAYQLNRDLSSPHDQTTPHARWYV; translated from the coding sequence ATGCGACATTACCTCCCCATTGAAGATTACGGCTTGATTGGCAACCTGCATACGGTGGCACTGGTCTCGCGTACCGGGTCTATTGACTATCTGCCTTTTACCCGCTTCGACTCGCCCACCATTTTCGCCGCGCTGCTCGACAAGGACAAAGGCGGCTATTGGCAACTGGCCCCCGTACGAACCGACGTGCGCTACCAGCAGCAGTATTTGCCTGATACGGGGGTGCTGCTCACCCGCTTTTTCACGCCCGAGGGCATGGCCGAAATAACCGACTTTATGCCCGTCAAGCATCCAGACCAACCCAGCGCCCTGGTGCGGACATTGCGCGTGCTCAAGGGCGAAATTGCTTTCCGTATGGAGCTGCGGCCCCGTTTCGACTATGCTCGCGCCCCGCATGAAACCGAGCAGCAAGCCGAAGCCCTGCTTTTCCGCAGCACTGGTCCCGATGGGCACCAGTTCCGCTTGCTGAGTAGTCAGCCCCTGACGCTGCGGCTAGGAGACGTAACCGGCACCTGGACGCTGGCAGCCGGTGCCGAGGCTTCCTTCGTATTGGAAGAAGTATTACCAGACCCTGAGGAAGGCCCTCCGCTCGAACTGGCGTACTACGCGGGGCCTGCCTTCGAGGAAACAATGTCGTTTTGGCAACAATGGGCCGACAGTTCCTCTTACTCGGGCCGTTGGCGCGAAACCGTGCTGCGCTCGGCTATCACGCTCAAGCTGCTTACCTGCCAACAGTACGGTTCTACGGTAGCCGCTGCCACCTTTGGCTTGCCCGCCACCATTGGGGCCGGCCGTAACTGGGACTACCGCTACACTTGGATCCGCGATACGGCTTTCACCATGTACGCCTTTTTGCGGTTAGGCTTTACCGAGGAAGCCAAAGGCTTTATCCGTTGGCTAATGGACCGGTGCGAATCCATGGAAGACGCCTCGGAGCTACAACTACTTTATGCCGTTGATGGCTCTTCGCAGCTCGATGAGTTGGTGCTCGACCACTTGGAAGGCTACCGCAAATCGGCCCCGGTACGTATTGGCAACGCGGCGGCGCAGCAGTTCCAACTCGATATCTACGGCGAGCTGATCGATACTATTTACCTCTACAACAAGGATGGTGGACCCATTACGTATGCCTTTTGGCAGTACGTAAGTCGGTTCGTGGATTATGTAGCCGCCAACTGGCAGCGCCCCGACCAAGGAATTTGGGAAGTGCGCTCGGCGCAGCAAGAGTTTATTTACTCGAAAATTATGGCCTGGGTGGCGCTCGACCGCGGCATACTCATTGCCCAAACCCGTTCGTTTCCGGCCCCGCTCGAAGAATGGCGCCGTACCCGCGACGCCATTTACCAGGATGTGTACGACAACTATTGGAACCCGGATCTGCAGGCCTTCGTGCAGTATCGGGGCGCCGACGTGCTGGATGCGGCCGTACTTCTTATGCCCTTAGTGCACATGTTTAGCCCGGCCGAACCCCGCTGGCTTTCGACACTCAAGGCAGTGGAAGAACAACTGGTAACTGATTCGCTAGTGTATCGCTACAAACTGACCGACGGTGCCGACGATGGGCTGAGTGGTGAAGAAGGCACATTTAGCATCTGTTCGTTCTGGTACATCGAGTGCTTGGCCCGAGGCGGACAAGTGGCTAAAGCCCGTCTTTATTTTGAAAAAATGCTCGGCTATGCCAACCATCTGGGCTTATACTCCGAGCAACTGGGCACGCAAGGCGAGCAACTAGGCAACTTTCCGCAAGCCTTCACACACTTGGCCCTAATCAGCGCCGCTTACCAGCTTAACCGCGACCTATCTAGTCCCCACGACCAAACCACGCCCCACGCTCGCTGGTACGTCTAA
- a CDS encoding HelD family protein, whose protein sequence is MNATEQEEREYLEEIKEKLTLAIRRVDDAVKQFSTELRQKKEYIHEHQSGMDDADMVAAGQSINRMAFTGEAAVTRKRNLFKLSQSPYFGRLDFVTKDQVKSPVYIGVHSFFDEQQRLNLIYDWRAPISSLFYDYELGEASYTTPSGTVQGRIELKRQYKIRDGRMEFMIENDVNIHDDVLQRELAKSSDDKMKNIVATIQRDQNAVIRNETAPVMVIQGVAGSGKTSIALHRIAFLLYRFRETIAAKDILIISPNKVFADYISNVLPELGEEHIPEMGMEELAVDLLENRYQFQTFFEQVSALLENHNSAFIERIQFKSSFEFLSKLNQYLLHVENNYFTVTELRVGRTVVPVAVIQQKFRTYHRVPLLKRFPLVANDIRAYVRDAAGRKLTGQEKATIGEAIPRMFKFHQVLDLYRDFFRWIGKPELLKLDHHLRLEYADVFALIYLRIRLEGSTTYDQVKHLLVDEMQDYTPVQYAVLSRLFLCRKTILGDVSQTVNPYSASSAETIERVFPQADVVKLYRSYRSTVEITAFAQRITPNPHIIPLERHGQEPALRYCNGQREELAALQQLIADFKISGNNSLGIICKTLRQAEQTYQALQAPDVQLLTEESTSFKEGVILTTAHLAKGLEFDAVVVPFASAQNYKTEVDKSMLYVACTRAMHQLTLTYSGAITAFLSA, encoded by the coding sequence ATGAACGCAACCGAGCAAGAAGAGCGAGAATACCTAGAAGAAATCAAGGAGAAACTTACCTTGGCTATCAGGCGGGTGGATGACGCCGTCAAACAGTTTTCTACCGAGCTCCGGCAGAAAAAAGAGTATATCCACGAGCATCAGTCGGGCATGGACGACGCCGACATGGTTGCCGCCGGCCAATCCATCAACCGGATGGCGTTTACTGGTGAGGCTGCCGTGACCCGCAAACGCAACCTCTTCAAGCTAAGTCAATCCCCGTACTTTGGCCGCCTCGATTTTGTCACCAAGGACCAAGTAAAATCGCCGGTCTATATCGGCGTGCATTCCTTCTTCGACGAGCAACAGCGCCTGAACTTAATCTACGATTGGCGTGCTCCAATTTCTTCGCTTTTCTATGATTATGAATTGGGAGAAGCCTCCTACACCACTCCGTCCGGAACCGTCCAGGGTCGCATCGAGCTAAAGCGGCAATACAAGATCCGCGACGGTCGCATGGAGTTCATGATCGAAAACGACGTCAACATTCACGACGACGTGCTGCAGCGCGAATTGGCCAAGTCCTCGGACGACAAGATGAAGAACATTGTCGCCACCATTCAGCGCGACCAGAACGCGGTGATCCGCAACGAAACCGCGCCGGTAATGGTCATCCAGGGCGTAGCCGGCTCCGGTAAAACGTCGATTGCTTTACACCGCATTGCGTTCCTACTGTATCGCTTCCGGGAAACTATTGCGGCCAAAGACATCCTGATTATCTCGCCCAATAAAGTCTTCGCCGACTATATCTCCAACGTCTTGCCCGAGCTTGGGGAAGAGCACATCCCGGAAATGGGCATGGAAGAATTGGCCGTCGACTTGCTTGAAAATAGGTATCAGTTTCAGACTTTCTTCGAACAGGTGTCGGCATTGCTGGAAAACCACAATTCCGCGTTTATCGAGCGCATCCAATTCAAATCCTCATTCGAGTTCCTCAGCAAGCTCAATCAATACCTGCTACACGTGGAGAACAACTACTTCACCGTAACCGAGCTTCGGGTTGGCAGAACCGTAGTTCCAGTCGCCGTTATACAGCAGAAATTCAGAACCTACCACCGAGTGCCGCTCCTCAAGCGCTTTCCGCTGGTAGCAAACGATATACGGGCTTACGTGCGCGATGCCGCCGGCCGCAAGCTAACGGGGCAGGAAAAAGCCACGATTGGGGAGGCTATTCCCCGCATGTTCAAGTTTCACCAGGTATTGGACCTGTATCGGGATTTTTTCCGGTGGATCGGGAAGCCCGAACTGCTAAAGCTCGACCACCACCTCCGCTTAGAGTATGCCGATGTTTTTGCTTTGATTTACTTGCGCATACGCCTGGAAGGCAGCACCACCTACGATCAGGTAAAGCACTTGCTAGTGGATGAAATGCAGGATTACACCCCGGTGCAATATGCTGTTTTGTCCCGGTTGTTTTTGTGTCGCAAGACCATCCTGGGCGACGTAAGTCAGACTGTAAATCCTTACAGTGCTTCCTCTGCCGAAACCATCGAACGAGTATTCCCGCAGGCCGACGTGGTTAAGCTATACCGCAGCTACCGCTCTACCGTCGAGATTACAGCTTTCGCGCAGCGCATTACACCGAATCCGCACATCATCCCGCTGGAAAGGCACGGTCAGGAGCCCGCACTACGGTACTGCAACGGCCAGCGAGAGGAATTGGCGGCCCTTCAACAACTGATTGCTGATTTTAAAATCTCCGGAAATAATTCGCTTGGCATCATCTGCAAAACTCTCCGGCAAGCCGAGCAGACGTACCAAGCACTTCAAGCGCCCGACGTTCAATTGCTTACGGAAGAGTCCACGTCTTTCAAAGAAGGGGTTATTCTGACCACGGCCCATCTGGCGAAAGGACTTGAATTTGATGCGGTGGTGGTGCCCTTTGCTTCCGCGCAGAATTATAAAACGGAGGTCGATAAGAGCATGCTGTATGTAGCGTGCACTCGCGCTATGCACCAACTCACGTTGACGTACTCTGGTGCTATTACCGCTTTCTTATCCGCTTAA
- a CDS encoding alpha/beta fold hydrolase, translating to MSNWNSAECRTNGITLHYTRTGANKPPVILLHGLMLNGLCWTELAQALAQDYDVIMPDARGHGQSSTPASGYRYEDHASDIGGLIKALKLPPPFLLGHSMGGMTAAVVASRDLLPLRGLILADPTFLSLAVQQEVYASDVADQHRNMLTKSLEEIMAEAQVRHPTRSTQMLELVARARLQTSLRAFDVLTPPNPDYKQLMRKITVPSLLIFGDKGVISGAVAEELQTLNSALQVQQIREAGHALHFDQPKRFATIVKGFLHSI from the coding sequence ATGAGTAATTGGAACTCCGCAGAGTGTCGAACAAACGGCATTACCCTCCACTATACCCGAACCGGGGCCAACAAACCACCCGTCATTCTACTCCACGGCTTGATGCTAAATGGCTTGTGTTGGACTGAGTTAGCCCAGGCATTGGCGCAAGACTATGACGTTATCATGCCCGACGCCCGGGGTCATGGTCAGTCGAGCACACCTGCATCTGGCTACCGATACGAGGACCATGCATCTGATATTGGTGGGTTGATCAAGGCTCTCAAACTGCCACCGCCCTTCCTGCTCGGCCATTCTATGGGCGGAATGACGGCTGCCGTAGTAGCCAGCCGTGACTTGCTTCCACTCCGGGGCTTGATTCTAGCAGATCCAACCTTTTTGAGCCTAGCAGTTCAGCAGGAAGTATATGCTAGCGACGTGGCCGATCAGCACCGGAACATGCTCACGAAGTCTTTAGAGGAAATCATGGCCGAAGCACAGGTCAGACACCCTACCCGCTCGACGCAAATGTTAGAACTAGTTGCGCGGGCACGCCTGCAAACCAGTCTGCGTGCCTTCGATGTTCTCACTCCACCTAACCCCGATTACAAGCAACTGATGCGGAAAATTACGGTTCCCAGTCTTCTTATATTCGGGGATAAAGGAGTGATTTCAGGTGCGGTAGCCGAGGAACTGCAAACGCTTAATTCTGCCTTGCAAGTTCAACAAATCCGGGAAGCGGGCCACGCGCTCCACTTCGACCAGCCCAAACGCTTCGCAACCATAGTCAAAGGCTTCCTTCATTCCATCTAA
- a CDS encoding DoxX family protein: MAPVSNTTQPQHVARALLATFMIGAGAAHLTFARQAFQAQVPDWVPLDKDTVVLQSGVVEIGLGLALLLWKRRRVEMGLGLAAFYALVFPGNVHQYTHHLSAFGLDTDAKRLGRLFFQPVLMGWALWSTGALQQKRLEK; the protein is encoded by the coding sequence ATGGCTCCTGTTTCCAACACCACTCAGCCGCAACACGTGGCCCGTGCCCTACTGGCCACGTTTATGATCGGTGCCGGGGCAGCACACCTCACCTTCGCCCGGCAAGCCTTTCAGGCCCAGGTACCCGATTGGGTACCTCTGGACAAGGACACCGTCGTGCTCCAATCGGGCGTTGTTGAAATTGGGTTGGGGCTGGCCTTGCTGCTCTGGAAGCGGCGGCGAGTTGAGATGGGACTAGGTTTGGCCGCTTTCTATGCACTCGTGTTTCCGGGCAACGTGCACCAATACACCCACCACCTCTCCGCTTTCGGTCTCGACACCGATGCTAAACGACTAGGACGCTTGTTTTTCCAGCCTGTGCTGATGGGCTGGGCTCTCTGGTCGACCGGCGCCTTGCAGCAAAAAAGGCTGGAAAAGTAA